AGATTCTACTAAAAAAAGTAGGTGTGACTATTGAATAGAAAACCTAGAATAACCGTAATTGGTAGTTCAAATGTTGACTATGTTGTACGTTCAGCAACGTATCCTCAAGTAGGAGAAACAATTATTGGAACAAGTTTTCAGGAGTTTATGGGAGGAAAAGGAGCTAATCAAGCTGTAGCAGCAGCTAGGCTAGGTGGTGATGTATCTTTTATCTCATCTGTAGGAGCAGACAGTCAAGGTGTT
The Desertibacillus haloalkaliphilus DNA segment above includes these coding regions:
- a CDS encoding PfkB family carbohydrate kinase, encoding MNRKPRITVIGSSNVDYVVRSATYPQVGETIIGTSFQEFMGGKGANQAVAAARLGGDVSFISSVGADSQGVQIKENLSNECVNIDGIYTSPNNSSGIAFINVSNDTNKITVIPGA